One Cicer arietinum cultivar CDC Frontier isolate Library 1 chromosome 8, Cicar.CDCFrontier_v2.0, whole genome shotgun sequence DNA segment encodes these proteins:
- the LOC101503467 gene encoding RING-H2 finger protein ATL8 has product MTRALRILQSTENVTAIVVAAPPPEAVALESDFVVILAALLCALICVVGLVAVARCAWLRRDSGAGNSPQQALANKGLKKKVLQSLPKFAYVDSTPGKWLATSECAICLSEFTAGDEIRVLPQCGHGFHVACIDTWLGSHSSCPSCRQILAVTRCQKCGRFPATGAEAAGVAVSEPDLKSREDDNVGANSNEGGVSSSNSNNSVDHIHISVNSGFLP; this is encoded by the coding sequence ATGACACGAGCGCTGAGAATTCTTCAATCAACAGAAAACGTCACCGCCATCGTAGTGGCGGCGCCGCCGCCGGAGGCTGTGGCTTTGGAATCAGACTTCGTGGTGATTCTTGCAGCCTTACTCTGCGCCTTGATATGCGTCGTCGGATTAGTCGCCGTCGCCCGGTGCGCGTGGCTCCGACGAGACTCCGGTGCCGGAAACTCGCCGCAGCAAGCTTTAGCTAACAAAGGACTGAAGAAAAAGGTTCTTCAATCTCTTCCGAAATTCGCCTACGTTGATAGCACCCCTGGAAAATGGTTGGCGACGTCGGAATGCGCGATTTGCTTGTCGGAGTTCACCGCCGGCGACGAAATCCGTGTGCTACCGCAGTGTGGACACGGATTCCATGTCGCTTGCATAGACACGTGGCTTGGGTCCCACTCTTCCTGCCCTTCCTGTCGGCAGATTCTGGCGGTGACGAGGTGTCAGAAGTGTGGCAGGTTTCCGGCGACCGGAGCTGAAGCCGCCGGCGTTGCAGTTAGTGAACCGGATTTGAAATCCAGAGAAGATGACAATGTCGGTGCAAATAGTAATGAGGGAGGTGTTAGTagtagtaatagtaataattcTGTAGATCACATCCACATCAGTGTAAACAGTGGGTTCTTGCcttaa